Sequence from the Notamacropus eugenii isolate mMacEug1 chromosome 6, mMacEug1.pri_v2, whole genome shotgun sequence genome:
TTGAGGCAGGacctgaactcagctcttctgactcctcGTTCAGTGTTGTCCCACTGGGCCCCTAGTTGCCTCTACTGACCCTTGAGAGCAGATCTATGCTCAAAAACATAAAGCAAGCATCTACTAAGGAAGTAAGATAGCCTGCAGGCTGCTGGGGACACGATTACAGAATGCACCACTCCCTGCACTCAAGGCTCTTAAGCTCTCCTTGGGGGACACACCTGAGAAGCCACTCCAGAATGACTCTTGTAGGAGGAAGCCCTACATTGGGCCCTGAGACGCCTGTATCCTTCCGGTACAAAGGCACAGGCAGGAAGCAGCCAAAAACGTTGGAGGTGTGGGGGTTCTAAATGTCAAGCTGACAGAATCAAGGGGGAGGCAGTGAAGACTTCTGAACAGGGAAATACAATGTGCTGGGTCAGTACCCAATGAAATGCTTAACTGCTTTCTTGGGCAGCGGCCAGCGGGGGCCCACTCACCTGTACTGCTCCTGCTCATAGAGATCAGCCACAATTCTCAGCAAACGCGTGATAAAGCAGTCGCTGCTGCCTTCCTGGTGGGCCTGCGCAGCCAGGAGGCGACACCTCTTTTCGGTTTCAGCCAGCCTCTTCTGCAGCTTCACATATTCCTGCCGCAGAAGCGTCAGGTGCTTCTCCAACTTGGCTACCTCCTCTGAAATGGTCACCAAAGAGCACAGTGAGCAGGGGGCAGGAAGGAGGGCAGctcaccacacacacagacacgtcTACACACACTCCCACACATGCCCATGCCCATACACACTGACACCTGTGCAGGTGCACGTGCCTTCTTTTAAAATGTCCTTGTCCTCTAACACACCATTCGTCCACATTCAGGTTTGGCTGAGAATACCACTAAGAGAAAACCACTGCTAAGAGAAACCCAAGCAGGGGTCTGCTTCAAGGAAGcacaatgtatgtatgtatgagtgtgtgcgtgtgtgcagcacacgcacacacacatcaaGTAAAATCCAGTTCTTTCTATTAAGATTTTTATCATCTGGGCTGCTGTAGACACAGGGATGTCCAGAAATTAGCAAAAGTGAGACCTCTTTTTCCTGCACCCACCTAGAAAAATCCTCTCTCACAGCTTCACTTTATACAGTGACCCTCATTAAAATCCTCTACAAATGCCTCCACGTAATGTCTAGATGACTCCTCTTGGTCCCACATCCAGCTACAGAAGTCAACCTTCCAGGGAATGAATAATCCAGAATGAGGTTTGAACACCACTGAGCTCCCCTGTCCCAGAGATGAGAACATACTGCTCCTGAGTAACACGATTTTCTTCTATAGGCTTCAAGGGGGGAAAAAAGTGTGAGGGTGCTGGGCTTTAAAGGTCTCACAGAAGAACCTGTGTGTAAAACCTCCAGAGAGCTCCACAATTTCCTTTCATGGCCAGCACTGAGCAGGAACCTTGCTGACAATGAGAAATTCAAAATCAATGTGTCCCAGGTTCCTAAGCAGCTAGAATAGAAGGGTAACTATGGCAGGGTCCTCAGGTGCTGTGTCTTCCtgctccaggcccagcgctctccAGGTAGGAGGCCCTGCTCAGTTCACAAGCACATACTGCTCACACACATCTGCAAAAAGACCGCCCTGACCCACTGGCATCCCCATGGAAACCAACATATGCTTGGACACACAGGTGAGAAAGGGCAAAGATTCGGTGACAAACACActgaaatgagaatgagaaagacaAAGACTGAGGAAGGAGGGCAGATTTGTAGATGCCACAGAAGCCTCtccaagggagaaaagggaagatgtgAATGCTGAGCAAGAACAGTGAGCACCAAAGAGGAAAAGCATAGGAAATGGCAAGACTAAGAGCTCCTGAGCTGTCTGGggagaatcagagggcaaaggtCAAGGAGAGGAAGGGCCGGGGCCAAGGCCAACACCACCAGCCCACCAGACACTGTGACAGAATAAAGTGGCCAACACTGACTCCAAAGACTTCAGAAAGAAGCCCCCTCAGGGAGACCCCAAGAGCCTAAAGAGGGAGCTGTATGGCTCCTGCCACAGGCTAGGCACTGGGCTCAGAGAGGGTAAGGAGAGCCCAGCCTCTCCAAGACAGAGGGAGTCACAGTCCCAGGCTCCATCAGCATCTATACCCTGCTGATACCACACTAAGAGGACTGAGTTTTAGAAAAGACAATGGTGAGAGGCCACCAGAGTGGTAAATGGTCATCTGAAAAGAAGGCTCAGGGGGACCTGAACAGCTGTCTTCAAGTCCCTGAGAGGTGacaccctcacccccactccaACAGTGTCAAGAgcaatgggggggagggggagagagtatCGTGGGAAGAGTCAGCAAAAACCTGCTAAAAATTCGAGCTGTCCAAAGTGGGGAGTGGGCTCAGTTTCTCACTGAAGCAAATACATAAGAACAagggccattccccaatagataaatggtcaatgaccaAAGGCTTCTCTACAGCTCTCCTTGATCCTCattcttctcctacctctctgaccactGCACCTTctcaaggggaggagggagaaaatgtagCTTTGAAAATATCATCCCATTCCATTTGCAAACAAGACATGAAGAGGCAGCTCTCAGGGGAAGAAAGGCCAGCTGTCAACAACATGTAAACACGCTCCAGACCCCAGTAAGAAACGCAAACTAAAACAACTTCCCTTCCATCCCACTGGCAAAGATGGCGAAAAACTGACTGGGGGAGGTCACGCATGCTGAAGGCCAACTAGAGGAGCTGTCACCTGGCCCAGTCATTTGGGAAGCAGCTCAGAATCCTCCCACACAGCTAGACCTGTGCTCCCAAGAAATCCAACAGCACCTTTGGGTGTCCATGGATCAGGGAATGGCCCATGGATGgaatgaaatgacaaaaagaaCAGACTCAAGGAGTGTGGACAAACCGGCAGGCCCCCAGCACCAAGGGAAGAAAACACACTGACACAAGGAGTTCCAGAGTGCCAAGGAAAGTGGCCCCTCTTGCCTCCGGAGGAGGCACAGGAGTCTTTCTCCATCACCAAGAGGCCCTGGGATGCCTTCCTTCTCCATGAGAAAGGCCACGCGTCCCACTTCTCCCAGACTCCTGCACCTCCATCTGCCAAGGAGGACCTTCATCACTGCTCCTCTGTCCAGACTCAGGGCTCAGCAGCTGGCATCCCGCCAATCTCATACATGCACTCCATATGAATGTGATCCCCAATGCCCAGTGTCTAAGGTACAAACCCTGCTCCCACCCCCAGGTCTAACCACCTCCACCCTGCTGCCTGTGTCTACACCTGCTCCGTAACAAACAAACTTCCTTTTCGCTTACgctctctcttccatcttccAGCTTCATTTTGCCAATGCCACACATCTCATCCTAGGCCTCCACTCCCCACTCCCTGGCCTTAACACGCTAGACGTTCATGAAACGCATCCTCCCATGCAAACGCACTGCCCAACCCGTTACCCAATGCACTCTCCACCTTCCCTCAATGAGCTCGGTACCTGCTTCTCCATCCTCCCTGTCTCCTGCCCTCACACTGAGAGACTTCAACATCTAAATGCCAGTATTTTAGTCTTGGGAATCCCTGGAGCCTACACCTACACTCCCAGGCAGCAAGGTGGCAAATAGAGAGTCAGACTTGGAGTCCctgagtcctgagttcaaatccagatcccTGGCAGTGCCTCTGCAGGTTTTCTCCACCCAAtgtgctccctcctcaccttgtGCCACCTCCTAAGAGAAGGCTTCCCTGAATCCTGGCTGTCAGAACCTCTGCCCTACAAAAACTCCACTCATTCTATGTGGACTTTTCTGTGTGCATGCTCCAGGAGAAAGCAGGGACCTTGAGTggcagcacagtgcctggcgcacaGTAGATGGAGCTGAACGGAACACAGGGCCCTGGGGCGATGTCTTCCTCCTCTTTGTCCAGGTCCCCAGAGCCAAGGTCTTCATGCAGAGCCTTGGGAAGGAAATCTCTCCACTGCTTTGGGTTAAAGCTCCCTGCTCAGCTCCTTTGAATCTTTCCCAGCAGAGCTCTGAAGTCAAGAAGCACAGACAGTGCCTGCCCTTGGAAAGCTCACAATCTGAAGTTACTCACACGCTGCTCATGCTTCTCAGACCATTTCTCTCTCATCCAAGCTCCAAGGGATCCCCAACGATCGATCTAGCTGATGCACCACCAAGTTCTGAAGGTGCAAGGCCCTCCAGGCACCATCAAATGATTCAACTTGTGGGGTGACACCACATCCTTCTGTAGATTGCCCTGGGCCTTGGTGACATAACCAAAGCTGAATTCTCCTGAGGGGTGGTAAGGGTGAGAGGGTCTCCCAACAATGCCCAAAGAACCCTCTGGCTTTACTGTATTCCCAGAGCAAagtactttctccttccttcattcaatCACATGCTTGAATACCCACACACTTGGTCACTAGTGGTATAAGAAGCAGTATACAGCGTGGAAAGGACACTTTTCTTTCTCAGACCAGAACACAGAACTCTGAAACCAGAGAtcctgggttggaatcctggcTTTACTCAGTACTACGTAGGTGACTCTGAAAAAATTAATCtacctggtcctcagtttcctcatctgtaaactgagggagCTGAACTCGGAGATGATTTCTGAGGACATTTCCAGGTCCAAAATGACAAGTTTATAACCCTACTATTTTGCCATCTTAACTGAGGCAGCCTGGCATGGTGGAGAGCATGAGGGTTCGAGGCTGGAGAGATGATGAGAATGacagttaacatttacatagtgcctactatgcaccaggaaTCAGGCTaagtaaacactttataaatcgcatttcatttgaccttcacaacttTGGGAAGAAGGTACTGTTATTACCCCATAtggcagttgaggaaactgaggcaaacaggttaagtgacttgcccaacgtgaTACAATTAGTGTGAGGCCAGATCTGGACTCGGAGCTTCCTGACTGCAGGTACAGGGTGCATTTAGTCTAGTGCCTTCATTcggttcattatttcctatttatcctgtcgcTGGCTTGTTTGCCTTCCTTCTGCCCAGTGTCGAGCATGgtccctggtacatagtaagtgtttaataaatgcttaatgactcaCTGGATAAGGTGGAAAGACACAGGCTAAGGAATAGATGGAGTGGGCTGAGGTCAGCTTGAAGGCTGCTAGGTCATGCAGCAGTTAGtctactggacctggagtctggaagagccaagttcaaatttgacctcagacagcTGACAGCTGTGTGGCAGTGAGCAAGTCTTTCTGACCCAGTTTccccacatgtaaaatgaaggtaatcaTGGTCCCTACCCTCCCAGGTTGCTGTGAGAACAAAATGAGCTATTCAGACCATGTGCTGCAAACCGAGAGGGTGTGTCAGGGACTGACATTCACCATTTTTCTCAATGACCTCGATAAAGGGATGAGTGCTTGTGGATTGGCAGGTGACCTGACAGCTAAAATGTGGGATGGCATTTGGAGGCAGGAGCCTAGAAGAACTTGTTAGCTTAGAATGATGGGCGACATCCAAGCAAGAGTTCAAGAGATAAAGGCCATGTCAGAAGGCTGCCAGTTCAGGAAGGGGACAGCTCCAGGGAAAGCCACTGGGAGCTCTGTGTGCAGACAAGTGCCACAAGGGTAGCCTAGAAAGCTCTGACCTACAGACCCAAGATCCAGAACTGCCTCGGGCGGCCTCACCTCCCTGCACCTACTCCATGCCACACACTGGATTATGCCTCTGTGAGGATGTCTCCCCCCTTTGGAGGGAGGTgctggtgctattattaccctaattttacagatgaggaaactgaggcaaagaggagtcaagtgacttgcccagggtctcagagCCAGTAAGGAAGGGTCTGaggttggaatttgaatttgggtcttcctgaccccaggaccaGCCCCCTAGGAGCCTCCATCGGGAGGGCTGTGGTCTGGCCTAGGCCCCCTCTTTTGGAAGGACACTGTAGAGGTAGAGAATCTCCAGAGAAGGCTGTGAGCAGGAAGAGCAGCAGACACGAAGGGCACTGACCCGCTTGGAAAAGGTTTtggtggggaaagggggaggtcGAGGCACAGCTCTGTAAGAGGAGGGGGGATGTGGGAGAGGAACCAGGGCCCCAAGGTGCTGGCAGCTCATAAGGGAAGGGTGTGGGGCTTCCTCCCCTGCCTCCTAGAGGGGAGGAACATGGGTGAGCCGCTCCCCAGACAAGCAGAGAGCAGGGGGGTGGGGGAGCGGCCCCCTGGGGCTCAGAGTTCTCCTTCCCTTCAGGACgggctccctcctccctctgggACTGGGTCAGTTTCGTTTCCCCTGGAACCGCCCTGGTGAGTTTCAGCGAAAGGAaatggattgggggaggggacGGATGAATGAGGGGCCCACCCTGTCCGCAcccacacccctcccccacccctggcAGGCTCGGCAGCCTCCAATGAGATCCCGCGCCTTCCCCTGCGCACACGTGACAGGTGCACAACTTCCGTCAAACATGGCACAGCTTTCTCCAACTGTCACTCCGGCACACTCACAGGCCCGCTCATGCACACTCAGACCCCGCCACGCTCACACCGTCACACTGACACCGTCACACACTCACACTGTAACACAACGTCACAGACACCGTCACACACTCACACTGTAATACAACGTCACAGACACCGTCACACACTCACACTGTAACACAACGTCACAGACACCGTCACACACTCACACTGTAACACAATGTCACACTGATACCGTCACACATTCATGCcgtcacacactcacactcacatcgTCACACGCTCACACTGTAACACAATGTCACACAGACACCGTCACACACTCACACTGTAACACAATGTCACACCAACACCGTCGCACACTCACACTGTAACACAATGTCACACCAACACCGTCACACACTCACACTGTAACACAATGTCACACTGACACTGTCACACACTCACACTGTAACACAACGTCACAGACACCGTCACACACTCACACTGTAACACGTCACAGACACCGTCACACACTCACACTGTAACACAACGTCACAGACACCGTCACACACTCACACTGTAACCATGTCACACACCGTCACACATTCATGCCGTCACACACTCACACCGTCACACGCTCACACTGTAACACAATGTCACACCAACACCATCACACACTCACACTGTAACACAACGTCACAGACACCGTCACACACTCACACTGTAACACAATGTCACACCAACACCGTCACACACTCACACTGTAACACAATGTCACAGACACCATCACACACTCACACTGTAACACAACGTCACAGACACCGTCACACACTCACACTGTAACACAATGTCACACTGACACTGTCACACACTCACACTGTAACACAACGTCACAGACACCGTCACACACTCACACTGTAACACAACGTCACAGACACCGTCACACACTCACACTGTAACACAACGTCACAGACACCGTCACACACTCACACTGTAACCATGTCACACACCGTCACACATTCATGCCGTCACACACTCACACCGTCACACGCTCACACTGTAACACAATGTCACACCAACACCGTCACACACTCACACTGTAACACAATGTCACACTGACACTGTCACACACTCACACTGTAACACAACGTCACAGACACCGTCACACACTCACACTGTAACACAATGTCACACTGATACCGTCACACATTCATGCcgtcacacactcacactcacatcgTCACACGCTCACACTCTAACACAATGTCACACAGACACCGTCACACACTCACACTGTAACAATGTCACACACCGTCACACATTCATGCCGTCACACACACCGTCACACGCTCACACTGTAACACAATGTCACACCAACACCGTCACACACTCACACTGTAACACAATGTCACACTGACACTGTCACACACTCACACTGTAACACAATGTCACAGACACCGTCACACACTCACACTGTAACACAACGTCACAGACACCGTCACACACTCACACTGTAACACATCACAGACACCGTCACACACTCACACCGTAACACAACGTCACAGACACCATCACACGCTCACACTGTAACACAATGTCACACTGACACCGTCAGACTCACACCGTCACACACTCACACCGTAACACAACGTCACAGACACCGTCACACACTCACACCGTAACACAATGTCACACTCACACCGTCACACACTCACACTGTAACACAACGTCACAGACACCGTCACACACTCACACTGTAACACATCACAGACACCGTCACACACTCACACCGTAACACAACGTCACAGACACCATCACACGCTCACACTGTAACACAATGTCACACTGACACCGTCAGACTCACACCGTCACACACTCACACCGTAACACAACGTCACAGACACCGTCACACACTCACACCGTAACACAATGTCACACTCACACCGTCACACACTCACACTGTAACACAACGTCACAGACACCGTCACACACTCACACTGTAACACATCACAGACACCGTCACACACTCACACCGTAACACAACGTCACAGACACCATCACACACTCACACTGTAACACAATGTCACACTGACACCGTCAGACTCACACCGTCACACACTCACACCGTAACACAACGTCACAGACACCGTCACACACTCACACCGTAACACAATGTCACACTCACACCGTCACACACTCACACTGTAACACAACGTCACAGACACCGTCACACACTCACACTGTAACACATCACAGACACCGTCACACACTCACACCGTAACACAACGTCACAGACACCATCACACACTCACACTGTAACACAATGTCACACTGACACCGTCAGACTCACACCGTCACACACTCACACCGTAACACAACGTCACAGACACCGTCACACACTCACACCGTAACACAATGTCACACTCACACCGTCACACACTCACACTGTAACACAACGTCACAGACACCGTCACACACTCACACTGTAACACATCACAGACACCGTCACACACTCACACCGTAACACAACGTCACAGACACCATCACACACTCACACTGTAACACAATGTCACACTGACACCGTCAGACTCACACCGTCACACACTCACACCGTAACACAACGTCACAGACACCGTCACACACTCACACCGTAACACAATGTCACACTCACACCGTCACACACTCACACTGTAACACAACGTCACAGACACCGTCACACACTCACGCCGTCACGCTGACACACTCACACTGACACACTTGGGCACACTCAGACCCCCAccacactccccctcccccctccgcGCACAGTCACGCTCACGCACAGCACgccgggggtgggggtggggagggggcagcgTTGCCGAGGGAACAggcgccccccgcccccccagcCCCTTCGGGCCCCCTCCCCCGGCGCTCCGCTCTCCCTCCTGGGGCCCCAGCTAGAACCGAACCGGCCCAGAacagccccgccccgccccgcccgaCGGGCACCTTACCGTCCGCCATGTTGGCCGCGGCCCCTCACGCGAGCATCGCGAGAGCTTaggagaggggggggggggggggggggggagggcggtGCTTCCGGAGGCGGGAGTTGTCGCGAGAGCAGCAGGGAAGAGGCGGAGCGCAGCGAATGGAGGAGGGGACGAGAAGAGCGAGCACACCGCGCATGCGTCGTGCACCCGCTCACCACCCCGCCCGCGGGCGTCAGTCACGTGTTGCGTTCGCCGCTGGTTCCGGGAGCTGATCTCTAGGTTACAAAGTATCCGAGCTCGCTGCTGCGCGCACGCGCACGCGCACATTCCTCGCCTCCCCGGCCCGTCCTAGTCTTACGCCCTCCTGGGGCTGTCCTGCATCTCTAAGCACGGCGCTCCTCCAGACCGCTGTTCAGGATCGAGCCACGGAGCGagctccatctcctgcctccggGCTTTTGTACCGGCTGCCCCCAGTGGCTGGAGCGCTCTCCTCCTCCTGTCCGGCAGGCTTCCTCCCCGGGCATTCCTGCCACCGTGCAGGGTGTCTCCCTCGAGGGCAGGGGCTGGCCTCGGCAGCGGGCAGCGCACGGGCAGATGCTTCGCCCGCGACGACGAGGACGGAGCCTCGTCCCCCAAACCCAGCTCCTCCGTTCCCTCCCGTTGGAACCCACTGGGGGCAAGATCCGGGACGCGGGCCGGGGCCGGTGGCCAGCCTGGTGCCGGGCCGGGCCGGAGCCGGGCGTCCTCGCGAGTGGGTCGTGGCCCCGGGCCTTCCGCTCCATCCCCGCGTGCAGCAGCGCCCGCTCCGCCCAGGGCGCGAGGAGAGGCCGGGCTGTCCGCCCGAGGCGGGCCTCTCGCCGGCGGCCGCCAGAGCCTCCGTCCTGGACCTCCCGCGAGGTCTGCCCCATCTCCGCGCTCCTCTGGGAGACCAAGGGGCGTGAGGCGCCCGTAGGTGGAGGGGGGCTCCTGGCTCGTGCGCCCGCCCCCGCTGGCTCGATCCGGGTTAGGGTGGCACAGCCCGCCAGGCGGCCCGAGTGCCCTGCACACGCAGTCGGGGCCGCCCCAGGGCCTGCCAGGCCGGAGCCGAGAAGGGCTGGACCCGCCCGGACCAGACCCACACAGCTCCCAGCAGAACCGAGGACAGAGGTCCGCCGGCCTTGGGGAGTGGGCCTGGCAGGGTCTCCGTGGGACCTGAGCCAGCCGGAGAGATGAGAACGACAGTGTGCCAGGCGTGGGGCAACCTGGGGCAGATGCCCAGAACCCGGAGATGGACCGTGCGGAGGCCCGGGGCTTGGGTCCAAGGGTAGCTCAGGGCTGTCAGGGTAAGACACTGGACAGCTGCGAAGGGCTTTGGGGGGCAAAGAGCATCTTGTGTTGTACCCTAGAGGGGACAGGGGCCGCTGGACAGAGGAGGGCACACATTCCGAAGGCAGGGGCCAGAAAAGGGAGCCTGCTCCTcccttatttttcactttctaacTTAAAGCTTCCCCTGTATGGGCAGGTGGAGGGCAGGGCTCCAAGTGAACATAGGGAAGGGCATCCAGAAAGGGCACAGCTTAGCTCTTCCAACGCAACGTGCCCCAAAGATCTGAAAAACGCCCGATAGTCTAGCCACTGGGATAGGCAGACAGACGCTATGGCCAGGGGAGCATTCCAGTGCTTTGCACCAGGGCAGGAAGAGGCCCTGGGGGCTCCGAACTTGGGCCAGGAGGGGACTAGCGCTTGTGAGTGAGGAGTGGTCCAGGGCCTTAAACTGTGTGTGTGCTGACCCCATGGACAAAGCAGGGCCTCCAGTCCAGCCTCCGGTCGGAAGCCTACAGAGAAATGCCCAGAACAGGGGCCTGGGACAAAAGGAAAGCCTATAGCTCTGTCACCTTGAACTCGCAGAGCTGTCCAAATGACTGATGATGGCTGAATCCCAGGAACAGTCTACTGGCACTTCCTACGAGGGATAAGCCTGCAGCAGTCTTGTTCAGACCAAACTGGCAGAGCACACCAGGAGGGCAGTGATCAGGTTCTGCCCTGGATCTCACCACTAGAGCACTGAAAGCTTACAGGTGACAACCTGGAATAACACAACACTccatacttcaaaaaaaaaaaaaacaaaaacggtTAAAGGACCCAAGAGGGCAAAAGGTTAGCTCAGAATTCCCCCAGAAGTATGTAGAGCCAGGctctaacataaagttcaaagtcaggaaatagactataaaaaatgagcaaaccaaaAAAGAATCTTATCATAAAGGATCATTGTGTTGGCAGATATagtcaagacacaaacccagaagaagaggaAGACTCCAGGCAGAAGCAAAGGctaatgaaaaatgctgttgAGTGTGTCAAGCcacgagagaaagagagagagagagacagagagagagggagacagagatagagagacagagagagag
This genomic interval carries:
- the LOC140512452 gene encoding uncharacterized protein codes for the protein MRRAPAHHPARGRYKVSELAAARTRTRTFLASPARPSLTPSWGCPASLSTALLQTAVQDRATERAPSPASGLLYRLPPVAGALSSSCPAGFLPGHSCHRAGCLPRGQGLASAAGSARADASPATTRTEPRPPNPAPPFPPVGTHWGQDPGRGPGPVASLVPGRAGAGRPREWVVAPGLPLHPRVQQRPLRPGREERPGCPPEAGLSPAAARASVLDLPRGLPHLRAPLGDQGA